Proteins encoded in a region of the Merismopedia glauca CCAP 1448/3 genome:
- a CDS encoding fatty acid desaturase: MSDPKTNPRETMRCLPNWMQPFLTMATGKPLSDQIPWQLTPAYHLSTALLTLISGVIGSILILHYESFDPLLIFSWLLTVSGARKLQVTIVHQCAHHNFSGHQKLDRCLGETISVILMIQDFESYQKEHHKDHHALQNLMTAVDPTFKFLQMVGLMERKI; the protein is encoded by the coding sequence ATGTCCGATCCCAAAACCAATCCCAGAGAAACAATGCGGTGTCTTCCCAATTGGATGCAACCTTTCTTAACGATGGCGACGGGAAAACCGTTGAGCGACCAAATACCTTGGCAGCTAACCCCTGCTTATCATTTAAGTACCGCACTTTTGACTCTAATCAGTGGAGTCATCGGCAGCATTTTAATTCTCCATTATGAAAGCTTTGACCCGCTCCTAATTTTTTCTTGGTTACTGACAGTTTCTGGGGCGAGAAAACTGCAAGTCACAATCGTCCATCAATGCGCTCATCACAATTTTTCTGGTCATCAAAAACTAGATCGCTGCCTCGGTGAAACTATTTCTGTAATTCTGATGATTCAAGATTTTGAATCTTATCAGAAAGAACATCACAAAGATCATCATGCTTTGCAGAATTTGATGACCGCAGTTGACCCCACATTTAAGTTTCTGCAAATGGTTGGTTTAATGGAAAGAAAAATATGA
- a CDS encoding LeuA family protein produces the protein MKLQIHDTTLRDGEQAPGNSMTVVQKKAIANSLERMGVDIIEPGFPAASPEDFTAVAEIAKVIKKAIVCAFSRCTKGDIDQAIAALKYAQYPQLEIVVSSSDIHLQARRITPEENLQQISQGVSEAKSQGIDVKMILEDATRANSHYLKSVCQVALQSGASSIIIADTVGDALPDEFSQLVQQVRSAFPSVPVGVHCHDDLGLAVANTLAAVRAGAQEVQVTLCGIGERAGNAALEEVVAALSLKTGFYQCTTNIDLTQIYPATQQLLSSINHPPLRTKAIVGENAFATEAGMHQSALLKNSQTYEAFPPELFGRSTTYVLGRHSGRSLIRHKLLSLGLEPQADLVDRLYSDLVLKGRSVFSEAVLIQHYQELLGNT, from the coding sequence ATGAAACTACAAATCCACGACACTACCCTCCGCGATGGCGAACAAGCACCTGGTAACTCAATGACAGTAGTGCAAAAAAAAGCGATCGCCAACTCTTTAGAACGCATGGGTGTAGATATCATTGAACCTGGCTTTCCGGCAGCATCCCCTGAAGACTTTACTGCTGTTGCTGAAATTGCCAAAGTCATCAAAAAAGCGATAGTTTGTGCTTTTTCTCGCTGTACTAAAGGAGATATCGATCAAGCTATTGCAGCCTTAAAATATGCCCAATACCCTCAACTTGAAATCGTAGTTAGTAGCTCTGATATCCATCTCCAAGCCAGGAGAATTACCCCAGAGGAAAACCTGCAACAAATAAGTCAAGGAGTTTCTGAGGCTAAATCTCAGGGAATTGATGTCAAGATGATCTTGGAAGATGCCACCCGCGCTAATTCCCACTATTTAAAGAGTGTTTGCCAAGTCGCACTGCAATCGGGAGCCAGTAGCATCATCATTGCAGATACCGTCGGTGACGCGCTTCCCGATGAATTCTCTCAGTTGGTACAACAGGTAAGATCGGCTTTTCCCAGCGTCCCAGTAGGGGTACATTGCCATGACGATCTAGGTTTAGCTGTCGCTAACACCCTCGCCGCAGTAAGAGCAGGTGCCCAAGAAGTCCAAGTAACTCTGTGTGGAATTGGAGAAAGAGCGGGAAATGCCGCCTTAGAAGAGGTAGTAGCGGCTTTATCTTTGAAAACTGGGTTTTATCAATGCACGACTAATATTGATTTAACTCAAATTTATCCAGCCACCCAACAACTGCTCTCTTCCATCAACCATCCTCCACTGCGAACTAAAGCCATCGTTGGCGAAAATGCCTTTGCTACCGAAGCTGGAATGCACCAAAGTGCGCTCCTCAAGAATTCCCAAACTTATGAAGCCTTTCCCCCAGAGCTATTCGGTCGTAGTACAACTTATGTACTAGGTCGTCATTCGGGACGAAGCTTGATTCGCCACAAGTTACTTTCTTTGGGGCTAGAGCCTCAAGCAGATCTGGTCGATCGTCTCTACAGCGATCTAGTTCTCAAAGGGAGATCGGTTTTTAGTGAAGCGGTTTTGATTCAGCACTATCAAGAACTTCTTGGAAACACCTAA
- a CDS encoding TauD/TfdA family dioxygenase, protein MNSNSEAKLGTNQSYLDFQGDKKFVNTLLATSIMQMESSQRWELLKNLSQNGAVIVQCYPCQNPQQNLLALPSCLGKIISHNLSDASGIVSVKCHLENTAYVNATSQELTLHTDGTFERQSIRIIALQSVIAANKGGLSILVDGKDVYQHIAKINPKQLPILFEPDVLTVTRDRQTASKPIFSFNKNGELQIAFRCDQTAQITVKPEAVEVFVQIKQFVENPAHQLRFKLEPHQILILDNTRMLHGRTEFDESEPRFLNRLWFDGNLPHLQLGFVPNL, encoded by the coding sequence ATGAATAGTAATAGTGAAGCTAAGCTGGGAACTAATCAATCATATTTAGATTTTCAAGGAGATAAAAAATTTGTCAATACTCTCTTGGCTACCAGCATCATGCAAATGGAAAGTTCACAACGATGGGAATTACTGAAGAATTTAAGTCAAAATGGAGCAGTTATTGTTCAGTGTTATCCTTGCCAAAATCCTCAACAAAACCTGTTAGCATTGCCTTCGTGTTTAGGCAAAATTATTTCTCATAACCTCTCCGATGCATCGGGAATTGTTTCCGTTAAATGCCATCTTGAAAATACAGCGTACGTCAATGCTACTAGCCAAGAACTGACTCTACATACAGATGGAACTTTCGAGAGACAATCAATTAGAATTATCGCTTTACAGTCTGTAATTGCCGCTAACAAAGGTGGCTTAAGTATCTTAGTCGATGGCAAAGATGTTTACCAACACATCGCTAAAATTAATCCCAAACAACTTCCTATCTTATTTGAACCAGATGTTTTAACTGTGACGCGAGATCGGCAAACGGCTTCAAAACCCATTTTTTCCTTTAACAAAAACGGTGAGTTGCAAATTGCTTTTCGTTGCGATCAAACAGCACAAATTACGGTTAAACCTGAAGCCGTAGAAGTCTTTGTCCAAATCAAACAGTTTGTGGAAAATCCAGCCCATCAACTTCGATTTAAACTCGAACCCCACCAAATTTTGATTCTTGACAACACCCGTATGTTACACGGACGCACAGAGTTCGATGAGAGCGAACCTCGATTCTTAAATCGCCTGTGGTTCGACGGGAATTTACCCCATTTACAGTTAGGTTTTGTCCCCAATCTGTAA